TGGTTCGGCAATCTGTTCCATTTTAATAGCGCTTTGCAGGCGGGTGTACACGCCAATTTTTTCGAGCATTGCCTGCATAGCCATTCCATTGATCATAGTGGCGAGCATGCCCATATAATCGCCATGCGCCCTTTCGATACCGCTGTCATGTTCATTCATTCCACGGTAGATATTACCGCCTCCGATCACGATGGCAACCTGAACACCCAGGTCGGTGATTGCTTTAATGTCGTTTGCATACTGTTCGATAACACGGGGATCAAATGGATCGAAACCATTGTTGGATCCGCCCACGAGAGCCTCTCCTGATAATTTCAGAAGGATACGTTTGTATTTAGGAAGCATGAATATGGATTGAGTATGTAAAGAAGTTTTCGCGTGCAAATAACCTGAATTTTTAACCAAATGCCAAATCATACCTTTTGCAAACAGCTGCTGTGACGGCTGTTGTGGTTATATTTCATTGCTGTTGCCGGCATGCGGGGCGTTGCGTTCTCCTGCTGCCGTGGTATACCTGAGATGCAGTACCCATGGGCATTACAGGCTGTTGCCGGCTTACATAATATACTCATTATTAATGGGCTTTACGGGTTGTGGAATTTCCTCTTCACCGAGCATCTCGAGCAAATTAATTTCTATGGTCCTGCAGATCTGGTTGAGCGAGATACTTGTGGTTAGCGTGCTGAAGGGGTTGATGAGGGTGATACCGTTATAATGGGTAATATGGAATACAAAGCCAACAACGGCGCCCATGAGAATGGACCAGGCGCCGATCTCGTGGGCGCAGACTATGGTGAAAAGGATGGTGAAGAGCCATATGAATACGCGGGTAAAAAAGATATAGATGGTTGGGAAGACGGTATTTTTAATACGTTCTGCCTGTCCCATAGAGTCGGTAAAGTTTACGAGCATCTGGTTGAGTTCGAGGAAGCGGAAGCCATCGATAGCGTTCTGTTCGGAGAGCTGTTGGAGGCTTTGCGACTGCAAGACCAGGATGGCATTATGGACGTTAGAATGTGCAATCACCTTTTCGTGTTCTTCGGGGGAAAGGAATTTGCGGAAGGTATTGTCGTTCTGAGGGCGTAAAGCTGATTTGAGGGCGTAGATAAATGCGAGGTGGCGGCAGATCATTATTTTCTGAGTTGTTTTAACGTCGTGGTTCCCGTCGCCGGCATTCACATAACTCAGGACATTGCGTGCCCAGCTGCGGGAGTCGTTGACGAGGGCTCCCCAAATTTTCCGTGCTTCCCACCAGCGGTCGTATGCCTGGTTGTTGTTGAAGCCTATGAAAAAGGCTATGGCCGAGCCGAGGACCGTAGGGACGATGGCGGGCAGCACAAAATGCTTTACAAGCAGGTGTTTATCAATAAAGTATGCGGCTACGCAGGAGAGCGTTATCACCAGGTCGGTTTTCCAGGTGTATTGTACGATCCTGCTAAGCCTGAAGTTGGTAGAGATCATCATAGTGGTAAGAATAAATGTTCCGATGCGGGGAACGCTGATCTTTATTTTAAGAATCGTGCCGAAAATTCAAAGACCGTTGGGGAAAACGTTGTGTTCGTGCCTATCTTCATAGTCTAATTGGGCTGAGATGAATGGCATCGTTGCAAATACCGACAGGCTGGAACAGTTGCTCAAAGATCATTTTGGATTTACGTCCTTCCGGCATAACCAGCAGGCTATTATTGAAAATGTGCTGGCGGGCAAAGATTCGATGGTATTGATGCCGACGGGTGGCGGCAAATCGATCTGTTACCAGTTGCCGGCGTTGGCTATGGATGGGCTGGCCATCGTAGTATCTCCGCTTATTGCGCTGATGAAGGACCAGGTGGATGCGTTGCATCTGAATGGTATTGAAGCGGCCTTTTTGAATTCCACTTTATCGCTGAATGAGCAGCAGCTTATTTTACAGCGTTTGCCTTCGCAGCATTCGCCTGCGCGGGAAGACCATCTGAAGTTATTATATATTTCGCCGGAGCGACTTTTGGGTGAGCGGAATTTCCTTCATTACCTGAAGGAAAACACGCGGGTATGTTTGTTTGCGATAGATGAGGCGCATTGTATCAGTTCATGGGGTCATGATTTCAGGCCGGAATATCTTTTACTGGGTGAGCTGAAAAAGCAGTTTCCTTCTGTTCCGGTGGTTGCGTTAACTGCGACAGCGGACAAGCGCACCAAGGAAGACATTATAGACAAGCTTGGTTTCAGCCATTATACATCGTTTGAGAATTCGTTCAACCGGCCTAACATTTCTTATTATATCAAGCCGCGCAAGCATTATTTCGAGCAGTTATGTGCCTACCTGAAGACACATGATAAAGATGCGGGTATTATATATTGTTTGTCGCGCGCGAATACGGAGGATCTTGCTGCGAAGTTACAGGCGAGAGGATTTCAGGCAGAGGCTTACCATGCCGGCCTTGAGAAGCGTGTGCGTGACCAGCGGCAGGAGCAGTTTCTGAGGGATGAGATTCGTATTATAGTGGCTACGATTGCTTTTGGAATGGGCATCAACAAGAGCAATGTGCGTTATGTGATACATACCGATATGCCTAAGAACCTGGAGGGGTATTACCAGGAGACGGGACGTGCGGGGCGCGATGGGCTGGCGAGTGAGGCTATTCTTTATTACAGCGCTGCCGATTTGTTCAAGCTGCGGAATTTTGCCAAGGTGGAGGACAACGAAGAGCAGTCGGCCATACTGTTGCAGAAGCTGCGTAAGATGGCCGACTACTGTGAGCTGCGCACGTGCCGGCGGAAGTTCCTGCTGAACTATTTTGGGGAAGCGGCGGGCAATGAATGCGGCAGCTGCGATGTTTGCCTGACCGATGCTGTTAAAACCGATATGACGATAGCGGCCCAAAAGGCGCTAAGCGCTGTAAGCCGTTTACAGGAACGTTTTGGAATGAACTACGTCATAGATTTCCTACGAGGCAGCAGTACTGTTAAACCTTTTCATCAATCGCTCAAGACCTGGGGTGCGGGTAAAGAGTTTTCGAAAGACCAGTGGCGTTCGTTCCTAAGGGAGCTGATACACCTGGGGCACCTGCAGCAATCGGAGGGGGAATACCCGCTGTTGCAGCTTACTGAAAGCAGCTGGCAGATACTGCGGGGCGCTCAAACGGTGCTACTCACTACCATTTCTGAAGAAAAGAAAGTTTCCAAAGAAAGAGGCGCCGGCATTTCTTACACTACTGTGATAGATGAAGAGACCGGGGTAACCGTTAGTATACCGATGGAAGGGGATGCCCCTCAGCCTGAGAATGACCTGTTCGAGGAGCTTAAGCTGCTGCGCAAGAAAATAGCGGTTAAGGAAAATGTTCCTCCCTACATTGTATTTTCTGACGCTACCTTAACCGAGCTGGCGACCTATTTACCTATTACTTCGAGTGATATTGCGAAGATCAGCGGCTTCGGTGCTATTAAGCTGGCTAAATACGGCGAGGCTTTCCTGGACGCGGTTCAGAATTATTGTATCCGTCATCAACTAAAGACGCGGATAGAATGGAAGGCTGAGAAGAGAAAGCGTTAATCGATCCGCTTCCAGACTTCGTTGTAGTTGTTATTGATGCCTGTAGTGTAAAGGAAGTTGCCGTTGATCTTGAATTTATACAGGTAGGGTTCTTCTCTAAGATTATGTTTGTAACCTGTTCCTGCTGTGCGAAGGCTCTCTGAATAAGTACCTTTTTGTGTGTCGACGGTAAGCGTGCCAAAGAATGCGGCGTACATGGTGTTATCTTTCACCTGGATATCGGTTACCATAAAATGGCCGGGCGTAATTATTTTATATCGTATTTGGCCTGGCACGTTGCCATAGGCAGTATCGGGGAAGCCATTTTTGAAAAGCTGCCAGGTACCTACCAATGTGGCATCGGGCGTTGCGGCTTTTTTGGTGCTGAAGCAGGCGGAGAAGACCACTACAAAAATGACGAGAACGGCTGAGGAAAGGATGGTTAATTTTTTCATTGCATTTGTTTTGAGATTAAATAAATCGAGAACGTAAAAGGAGAGCTTCCGGAATGTGGTTTTATTGCCTGGCTGAACGTTGCTGGGCGTGGTATCGGCGCCGATTTCCACTTCCTGCTGTTCTGTTTTGGGAATGTCCTGGCCCAGCTCATTTAATATGAGCCTGATAGTGTAGCTTCTTGGGGTCACCTCTCCGGCTTCGATGCGTTGAAGTGTGCGCACGTTCAGGTGGCATTTTTCAACCAGTTCTTCCTGGGTTAATCCTTTTGCTTTTCTAAGTCTGGCTATTTTTTGACCAAGGCCGGGTTGTTGCTCGTCCATACGTTCCTTTATGCAATGATAGAAGAAGGCAACAAATGTAACATAAATCGGGCAGGTACTTTTGGCCGTCTTTTACCCGGCATTGTATGCCGGTGTGCCGTTTGCCTGTTGTATTGAACTAATATGTTGGTTATTAGCAGGTAAGAATGATATCATCCCGGGGATATTTTCGTATTGCGGGTTGGGTTTCAGGGATTACCGGGTATGCTGTGGTATGGCAATAAAAAAGCCGTCTCAATGATGACTGAGACGGCTTTTATTATTTGGGGCTTTGGGGGATTACCCTAAAGCAACGCGTTTGAATTCGATCACTTTGAGATCAGCGGCTACTGATTTCAGGTATTCGCCAACACTTTTGCCAGCGTCTTTTACGAAAGGCTGAGCGATGAGTGTTTGTTCTTTGAAGAAGGCGTTAAGTTTACCGTCAGCGATCTTAGCGATCATTTCTGCTGGTTTACCGGCCATTTTAGGATCCTGCTGAATTTGTTCAGTAACGATAGACCTTTCGCGTTCTACGGTTTCAGGAGAAACGCTTTCGGGATCCACTGCTACAGGGTTCATAGCTGCGATTTGCATTGCTACGTCTTTACCAGCTTCAGCGGCTTCTTTGTTGAGTGCAACGAGAACGCCCATGCGGTTTGCGCCGTGGATATAAGAAGCAACGAAAGGCGCTTCCACTCTTTCGAATTTGCTTATACCTATTTTTTCGCCGATAGCTGCGAGTTTATCGTTGATGAGGTCGGAAACCTTAGCACCGTTGATAGCAACTTCGTTCAGTTCTTCAGCGCTTTTCACGTCGTTAGCGATTGCTGCGTCGGCAATGCTTTGAGCGAAGGCTACGAATTCAGCATTTTTGGAAACGAAGTCAGTTTCGCAAGAGATGCAGAGAACGATACCTGTTTTGTTGTCGGCAGTTGTTTTAGCTAAAACAACACCTTCTTTCGCTTCACGGTCGCTACGTTTAGCAGCAACTTTCTGGCCTTGCTTACGTAACCAGTCGATAGCAGCTTCGAAATCGCCGTTCGTTTCAGTTAATGCTTTACGGCAATCCATCATACCAGCGCCTGTAGCCTGGCGTAATTTGTTAATATCTGCGGCTGTAATTGTTGCGGAAGACATAATGCTTTCTATATTTTACATGTTGAAGGATGAATGCGGGAGAGTTCTATGCATTCGGGGCATCAACATAAACTGTTTTTTGGTATAAAGAGGCAAGTTGAATGTTAAATGAAGATGATGTTATTCAGCGTTCATTTAACATTCAACTATTATATGCGATTAGCGAGGGCCGCCAGTGCCTGGTGTACCTGGTCTGCGGCTAGCGCCACCTGGAACACGGCGTTTAGGTTGCTGACCGCCGCGAACTTTACCACCGCGTGCTGCTTCGGCTTCAGCTTCGGCCTGGATGCGTGCTGCTTTCTTTTCGTTTTCGTTATCCACTTCTTCTACGTCTTCTTCTTTCGCAGCCTGGCGTTCGGCGAGGCCTTCGGCGATAGCGGCAACGACGTAGTTGGTGATGATAGCGATAGATTTAGTAGCGTCGTCGTTTGCAGGGATTGCGTAGTCTACTTTGTTAGGATCGCAGTTTGTGTCGACCATACCGAAAGTAGTGATACCAAGACGTTTAGCTTCGGCGAGTGCGATGTGTTCGTGCCCGATATCGACGAGGAATAAAGCTGCGGGGAGGCGACCGAGTTGTGCGATACCACCTAGTACTTTTTCCATTTTGTCTTTATCGCGGCTTAAAGTAAGACGTTCTTTTTTAGTCAGGCTTTCAGCGCTACCGTCGGCGAGCATTTTTTCGATGCTCTGCATTTTTTTAACGGATTTGCGAACAGTGTTGAAGTTTGTTAACATACCGCCCAACCAGCGTTCTGTAGCGAAAGGCATGTTTACACGTTTAGCGCATTCGCTAACGATTTCTTTTGCCTGTTTTTTAGTGGCTACGAACATGATTTTTTTACCGCTTTTAGCAATTTGCTTGAGAGCAGCTGCAGTTTCCTGCAGGTGGTCGACGGTTTTGTTGAGGTCGATGATATGAATACCTTTCTTCTCGGCGAAGATGTAAGGCAACATTTTAGGATTCCACTTCTTACGCAGGTGTCCAAAGTGTACACCGGCTTCGAGTAATTGTTGTTGTAATGAAGTGTTATTTTCCATTGTCAAATTATGATTGAAATATTTTGAATAATTGTTTAAGCTGCTGTTGCAACCCATACAGGAAACGGATTAACGTTTGCTGAACTGGTAGCTGCGACGCGCTTTTTTGTGACCGAACTTTTTACGTTCCACACCACGGGGATCGCGTTTCAGGTGACCTGCCGCTTTAAGGACGGGGCGGAATTCAGGGTTTACTTCAATCAGAACGCGGGCAATACCCAGTTTAGCTGCTTCAGCCTGGCCTTTCAAGCCACCTCCAGTTGCGTTGATCTTAACATCGAATTTATCGATAGATTCAACGGTTTTGAGGGGAGCTTCTACCTGATTTTGCAGGTAAACCAGCGGAAAATATTCTTTATAGTCTTTATTGTTGACAGTGATCTTGCCTTCACCTTTAGAGATGAAGATGCGTGTTACGGCTTCTTTACGGCGACCAACTGCATTTTTTTGTTTTTCCATTTATTTCAACTTTATCGGCGCGGGCATTACTGCTTAGCCTTTACGGTTTTGAGAATTAGAATTTTAACTCCTTAGGTTGTTGTGCGGTGTGCGGATGCTGATCACCTGCATAAACGAACAGTTTCTTGATCATTTTGCGACCCAGACGGTTTTTAGGCAACATACCTTTTACGGCACGTTCGATGATTGCATCGGGACGACGTTTGATGAGGTCCTTAGCAGCTTCTTCTTTTTTACCACCTGGATAACCAGAGAAGTTAATGTATGTTTTGTCCTCAAATTTGTTACCGCTGAAAACTACTTTATCAGCGTTAATGAAGATCACGTAATCTCCCGCGTCGAAATGCGGTGTGTAAGAAGCTTTGTGCTTACCGCGAAGAACAGAAGCGATTCTTGAACACACGCGTCCTACGGTTTGATTAGTACCGTCCACAACGTACCAATTGCGTTGTACGGTAGCCGCATTTGCATGCTTGGTTGTGAAATGAAGTTTGCTCATTTTGTTATTCTTTTTAAAGTGAAACGCCTTTTTGAGGCGCCCGGCGCTATCCCACCGGTAGTAAATCCCCTGAAAATTTCAGGAGTGCAAAGGTAGGCGTGTATTTTCTAAAAATCCTATTTTTTGAGCAGTAATTTTACGTGCATGTTTCGTAAGTTGCTGATTTTCAATAAAAAATTTGCATCTATTTTTTACTTGTGTTGTAAAAGCCTTTAAAAAAGCGGGTTTGGGAGTGTTTAGAGGGCTGTAAGTGGTGCTCTGTATTGATTAGAAAGGGTTGGGAGTTTTGAATTACCGGGGGTGGGTTACGGGGTTTTGGAGGGAGTTTGTTTGGGAGCAATGGTTTGGGAGCGGCTTTAAGGCGGCTTTAAGACGGCTTAAGAGCGGCTTTGGGGTGGGCAGGAAAGGGAGCCGTTTTACAACAGTAAAATAATTGAGTGTTTCCACTCATGGAATGGGATGCTACTGGTTATCAGGCGTTATGGGAGGTGCGCTTTAACAACTCTTTAGAACAGCCCTTTGCTTTACGTGAAGGAATTGTTACGTGTGATGCCCTACCTTAGCGGCTCTTTAAAACTGAGTACATGTTTATGAATAAAAAGTATTTACTACTGCTGGCGCTGGTGCCTATGAGTAGCGGGATATGGGCGCAGGACAACCTGGTAAACTCATTGAACGCTAATAAGAGCGATGCTTCGAAAGAGAAATTCAATTTTACCACAGTTATCAACATAGAAAGGACGTCGGTAAAAAACCAGGGCAGCAGCGGAACGTGCTGGAGCTATTCGGGGAATTCCTTCCTGGAATCGGAAATGATAAAAGCGGGTAAACAACCTGTTGACATCGCGGAAATATATACTGCGCGTTGCGTGTATATTGAAAAAGCGAAAAACTATGTACGTATGCATGGCTCCCTGAACTGGGGCGACGGCGGAGAGTTACATGATGTTGTTAATATCTATGGCCAGTATGGTGCTTTACCCCAGTCTGTTTACTCCGGTTTAAACTATGGAACCAGCGTCAACAAGTTTGCAGAGATGCAGGATGTACTGAAAGGTATGCTTGACGGTGTCATCAAAAATGCGAACGGCAAGTTAACAGCCAACTGGCTGCCTGCTTTCACGGCAGTGCTGGACAGTTACCTGGGTAAAGTTCCTGAGCAATTCCAGTACAACGGTAAAACTTATACTCCGCAATCTTTTGCAAAAGAGGTAATAGGTCTTAAGGCTTCCGATTATGTTGAGCTGACCTCTTTACAGGATAAACCTTTCTACCAGAAAGTATTTCTTCCTGTTCCTGACAACTGGAGCTTCGACTATGCATACAATGTACAGATGACCGAGTTAACCGACCTGATAGATAACGCTTTGAAGAGCGGTTACAGTGTAGGCTGGGCAACCGATGTAAGTGAAAAATACTTCAGTTGGGCCAATGGTGTTGCTTATGTTCCTGAAAAAGAATTTGAAGCAATGACGTCTATCGAGAAAGCCAATATTTTCAATGGACCTAAGCCTGAAAGAGTTATTACTCCTGAGGCGCGCCAGGAAGCTTTTGACAACTATACGACACAGGATGATCATGGTATGCAGATCGTAGGTCTTGCGAAGGATCAGAATGGCCGTGAGTACTATATTGTAAAGAACTCCTGGGGTGAATCGAACGACTACAAAGGTTACCTGTATGTGACCAAGGCTTTTGTTCAGTATAAATCAACTGCTATCCTTCTGAATAAGAATGCGATAACGAAAGATTTTCGCGGGAAGCTTGGGATCTAAAGATAGAAGGCAGCGGGTCAGGAATTGAGGGAGAGCGCTTTTTAAGGATCCAGGAAACAGACAGATCTTAT
This Filimonas effusa DNA region includes the following protein-coding sequences:
- the rpsI gene encoding 30S ribosomal protein S9, whose protein sequence is MEKQKNAVGRRKEAVTRIFISKGEGKITVNNKDYKEYFPLVYLQNQVEAPLKTVESIDKFDVKINATGGGLKGQAEAAKLGIARVLIEVNPEFRPVLKAAGHLKRDPRGVERKKFGHKKARRSYQFSKR
- the recQ gene encoding DNA helicase RecQ gives rise to the protein MNGIVANTDRLEQLLKDHFGFTSFRHNQQAIIENVLAGKDSMVLMPTGGGKSICYQLPALAMDGLAIVVSPLIALMKDQVDALHLNGIEAAFLNSTLSLNEQQLILQRLPSQHSPAREDHLKLLYISPERLLGERNFLHYLKENTRVCLFAIDEAHCISSWGHDFRPEYLLLGELKKQFPSVPVVALTATADKRTKEDIIDKLGFSHYTSFENSFNRPNISYYIKPRKHYFEQLCAYLKTHDKDAGIIYCLSRANTEDLAAKLQARGFQAEAYHAGLEKRVRDQRQEQFLRDEIRIIVATIAFGMGINKSNVRYVIHTDMPKNLEGYYQETGRAGRDGLASEAILYYSAADLFKLRNFAKVEDNEEQSAILLQKLRKMADYCELRTCRRKFLLNYFGEAAGNECGSCDVCLTDAVKTDMTIAAQKALSAVSRLQERFGMNYVIDFLRGSSTVKPFHQSLKTWGAGKEFSKDQWRSFLRELIHLGHLQQSEGEYPLLQLTESSWQILRGAQTVLLTTISEEKKVSKERGAGISYTTVIDEETGVTVSIPMEGDAPQPENDLFEELKLLRKKIAVKENVPPYIVFSDATLTELATYLPITSSDIAKISGFGAIKLAKYGEAFLDAVQNYCIRHQLKTRIEWKAEKRKR
- a CDS encoding bestrophin family protein, which produces MMISTNFRLSRIVQYTWKTDLVITLSCVAAYFIDKHLLVKHFVLPAIVPTVLGSAIAFFIGFNNNQAYDRWWEARKIWGALVNDSRSWARNVLSYVNAGDGNHDVKTTQKIMICRHLAFIYALKSALRPQNDNTFRKFLSPEEHEKVIAHSNVHNAILVLQSQSLQQLSEQNAIDGFRFLELNQMLVNFTDSMGQAERIKNTVFPTIYIFFTRVFIWLFTILFTIVCAHEIGAWSILMGAVVGFVFHITHYNGITLINPFSTLTTSISLNQICRTIEINLLEMLGEEEIPQPVKPINNEYIM
- the rpsB gene encoding 30S ribosomal protein S2; this translates as MENNTSLQQQLLEAGVHFGHLRKKWNPKMLPYIFAEKKGIHIIDLNKTVDHLQETAAALKQIAKSGKKIMFVATKKQAKEIVSECAKRVNMPFATERWLGGMLTNFNTVRKSVKKMQSIEKMLADGSAESLTKKERLTLSRDKDKMEKVLGGIAQLGRLPAALFLVDIGHEHIALAEAKRLGITTFGMVDTNCDPNKVDYAIPANDDATKSIAIITNYVVAAIAEGLAERQAAKEEDVEEVDNENEKKAARIQAEAEAEAARGGKVRGGQQPKRRVPGGASRRPGTPGTGGPR
- a CDS encoding helix-turn-helix domain-containing protein, with protein sequence MDEQQPGLGQKIARLRKAKGLTQEELVEKCHLNVRTLQRIEAGEVTPRSYTIRLILNELGQDIPKTEQQEVEIGADTTPSNVQPGNKTTFRKLSFYVLDLFNLKTNAMKKLTILSSAVLVIFVVVFSACFSTKKAATPDATLVGTWQLFKNGFPDTAYGNVPGQIRYKIITPGHFMVTDIQVKDNTMYAAFFGTLTVDTQKGTYSESLRTAGTGYKHNLREEPYLYKFKINGNFLYTTGINNNYNEVWKRID
- the tsf gene encoding translation elongation factor Ts, which produces MSSATITAADINKLRQATGAGMMDCRKALTETNGDFEAAIDWLRKQGQKVAAKRSDREAKEGVVLAKTTADNKTGIVLCISCETDFVSKNAEFVAFAQSIADAAIANDVKSAEELNEVAINGAKVSDLINDKLAAIGEKIGISKFERVEAPFVASYIHGANRMGVLVALNKEAAEAGKDVAMQIAAMNPVAVDPESVSPETVERERSIVTEQIQQDPKMAGKPAEMIAKIADGKLNAFFKEQTLIAQPFVKDAGKSVGEYLKSVAADLKVIEFKRVALG
- the rplM gene encoding 50S ribosomal protein L13; amino-acid sequence: MSKLHFTTKHANAATVQRNWYVVDGTNQTVGRVCSRIASVLRGKHKASYTPHFDAGDYVIFINADKVVFSGNKFEDKTYINFSGYPGGKKEEAAKDLIKRRPDAIIERAVKGMLPKNRLGRKMIKKLFVYAGDQHPHTAQQPKELKF
- a CDS encoding C1 family peptidase; the protein is MNKKYLLLLALVPMSSGIWAQDNLVNSLNANKSDASKEKFNFTTVINIERTSVKNQGSSGTCWSYSGNSFLESEMIKAGKQPVDIAEIYTARCVYIEKAKNYVRMHGSLNWGDGGELHDVVNIYGQYGALPQSVYSGLNYGTSVNKFAEMQDVLKGMLDGVIKNANGKLTANWLPAFTAVLDSYLGKVPEQFQYNGKTYTPQSFAKEVIGLKASDYVELTSLQDKPFYQKVFLPVPDNWSFDYAYNVQMTELTDLIDNALKSGYSVGWATDVSEKYFSWANGVAYVPEKEFEAMTSIEKANIFNGPKPERVITPEARQEAFDNYTTQDDHGMQIVGLAKDQNGREYYIVKNSWGESNDYKGYLYVTKAFVQYKSTAILLNKNAITKDFRGKLGI